One Candidatus Omnitrophota bacterium DNA segment encodes these proteins:
- a CDS encoding ATPase, T2SS/T4P/T4SS family, giving the protein MVKDRYLRLGEFLIKEGLITATQLEKAISAQRQEGGRLGEILVKLGMVKEDQVVAALGKQLNMPYFSIGTGMLKPAMDQGLEHMIPQDFAFKNCVLPLSRMLRSLTVAMADPLDLLLIDSLRKLTGSEINPVIATRSDIMKAVEEFYGKSAMLKDVVDSSYDVSASIAQGQEDMGQELSLDKLIARAEEAPVVKLVDLIIRQAIDERASDIHIEPFKDRISLRYRIDGKLYEIPSPAKHLHLPLVSRVKILAKLDIAEKRLPQDGAILVRINERPIDIRVSIIPTIYGEKAVLRILDRGGVSLNLEYMGFDAKQLEHVRRAISSPYGLVLITGPTGSGKSTSLYAILNEIKSPTKNIITVEDPVEYKMDQINQVQIKPEIGLTFAAALRSFLRQDPDVMLVGEVRDLETAQICIRSALTGHLVLSTLHTNDAPSAVSRLMDIGIEPYMLAPSLLIVIAQRLIRKLCPDCKEAYEPTSVQLKGAAVKAELIYKSKGCAKCNNIGYKGRTCIVEVMPVSLEIQDLITQKASFQKIREVARASGMQTLYESGIRKVEGGVTSLEEVFSTTLGVE; this is encoded by the coding sequence ATGGTAAAAGATAGGTATTTAAGACTGGGCGAATTTTTGATTAAAGAAGGGCTTATTACTGCTACTCAGCTGGAAAAAGCTATCAGCGCACAGAGGCAGGAGGGTGGACGGCTTGGTGAGATTTTAGTTAAGTTGGGGATGGTTAAAGAAGACCAGGTGGTGGCAGCATTAGGCAAACAGTTAAATATGCCTTATTTTTCAATAGGTACGGGAATGCTTAAGCCGGCGATGGATCAGGGCTTAGAGCATATGATTCCTCAGGATTTTGCTTTTAAGAATTGTGTTTTACCGCTTTCAAGGATGCTTCGCTCTTTGACCGTAGCAATGGCCGATCCTTTAGACCTGCTCCTTATCGATAGCCTTAGGAAGCTTACTGGTAGTGAAATTAATCCAGTGATAGCTACGCGATCCGATATTATGAAGGCGGTTGAAGAATTTTATGGTAAATCTGCCATGCTTAAGGATGTTGTAGATTCAAGTTATGATGTAAGTGCTTCAATTGCCCAGGGGCAGGAGGATATGGGGCAGGAGTTGAGCCTTGATAAACTGATTGCCCGGGCAGAAGAGGCCCCGGTTGTAAAATTAGTAGATTTGATAATCCGACAGGCAATCGATGAGCGGGCTTCAGATATCCATATTGAACCCTTTAAAGACAGGATTTCGTTACGATATAGAATTGACGGTAAACTTTATGAGATTCCTTCGCCGGCAAAACACCTGCATTTACCGCTTGTGTCACGCGTAAAGATTTTGGCTAAGCTTGACATTGCGGAAAAAAGATTACCTCAGGATGGGGCGATTCTAGTGCGTATTAATGAACGTCCGATAGATATTCGTGTTTCCATTATTCCGACTATATACGGGGAAAAAGCGGTTTTAAGAATTTTAGACCGCGGCGGAGTTTCGTTAAATTTGGAATATATGGGGTTTGATGCTAAACAGCTTGAGCATGTACGTAGGGCAATTTCTTCCCCTTATGGGTTAGTTTTAATTACTGGCCCAACCGGTAGTGGAAAATCTACTTCACTCTATGCTATTTTAAATGAAATTAAGAGTCCTACGAAAAATATAATTACCGTTGAAGATCCCGTAGAATATAAAATGGATCAAATTAACCAGGTACAGATAAAACCGGAAATCGGGCTCACCTTTGCGGCTGCTTTACGTAGTTTCTTACGGCAGGATCCGGATGTTATGCTTGTTGGTGAGGTTAGGGATTTAGAGACTGCGCAGATTTGTATTCGCTCGGCCCTTACCGGCCACTTAGTTTTGAGTACTTTGCATACTAATGATGCTCCATCTGCAGTAAGCCGGCTTATGGATATTGGCATCGAGCCTTATATGCTTGCGCCTTCACTGCTTATTGTTATTGCGCAAAGGCTTATTCGTAAATTATGCCCGGATTGTAAAGAGGCATATGAACCTACTAGTGTTCAGCTTAAAGGTGCGGCTGTTAAAGCAGAACTTATTTACAAGTCTAAAGGATGTGCTAAATGTAATAATATCGGGTATAAAGGCAGAACTTGTATTGTTGAAGTTATGCCTGTTTCGTTGGAGATCCAGGATTTGATTACTCAGAAGGCATCATTTCAGAAAATACGTGAAGTTGCTAGGGCTTCAGGCATGCAAACACTCTATGAATCAGGAATTAGGAAGGTTGAAGGTGGAGTAACTTCATTGGAAGAAGTTTTCTCTACTACATTGGGAGTCGAATAA
- a CDS encoding type II secretion system F family protein has product MPKFYYVARNRSGVKETGSEEALNQEDAVTKIQSRDLVVINIIPEGTEPGGKGVDNLVRSKFKPKHGRVTSEDLTLFCRQLSTLIGAGVTILMSLNIISKQVSSRKLYGVITDLTKNMEAGLSFHEAMALHPRVFSDLWVNLVESGEASGNLAVVLGRLASYLEKVGEFKRKIISALIYPAILTLVGLGALLFLTIKIVPTFAEIFKNFNMTLPALTQILVGVSTFLRKFLFLIIIVIAGAVFAFKKYIETKLGRRSFEEFKFKLPVFGEFFLAMNIERFSSEMATLLESGVPILYSLEISERSVDNLIMADIIKKIKEDVREGKPLRESLERSSFFEPMVIQMISIGEEIGELPQMFKRINSFYQEYCDTFLARFVAMFEPFVLIFIGLVIGIMVIGMFLPIFELSKGGG; this is encoded by the coding sequence ATGCCTAAGTTTTACTATGTTGCTAGAAATCGTTCTGGAGTTAAAGAAACTGGCAGTGAAGAGGCGCTAAATCAAGAAGATGCAGTAACTAAAATCCAGTCTCGAGATTTGGTAGTAATCAATATTATCCCTGAAGGCACAGAGCCTGGGGGTAAAGGTGTTGATAATTTGGTTAGGAGTAAGTTTAAACCTAAACATGGTAGAGTTACTAGTGAAGACCTTACTTTGTTTTGTCGGCAGTTGTCTACCTTAATTGGTGCAGGAGTTACGATTCTGATGAGTTTGAATATTATTTCCAAACAGGTATCCAGCAGAAAACTCTATGGAGTTATTACAGATTTAACTAAAAATATGGAAGCAGGCTTAAGTTTTCATGAGGCAATGGCTTTACATCCTAGAGTATTCTCGGATCTTTGGGTTAATCTTGTTGAAAGCGGAGAGGCCAGTGGAAATCTGGCAGTTGTTCTAGGCCGGCTTGCGTCATATCTGGAAAAGGTAGGTGAGTTTAAGAGAAAGATTATTTCCGCATTGATTTACCCGGCAATTTTAACGCTTGTGGGTTTAGGGGCGCTTTTGTTTTTAACTATAAAAATAGTCCCTACATTTGCTGAGATATTCAAAAATTTTAATATGACCCTTCCTGCACTTACTCAGATATTGGTTGGTGTAAGTACTTTTCTTAGGAAATTTTTATTTTTGATAATTATAGTAATCGCCGGAGCAGTTTTTGCTTTTAAAAAATATATAGAAACCAAACTCGGTAGAAGGAGTTTTGAAGAATTTAAATTTAAATTGCCGGTCTTTGGTGAATTTTTTTTGGCTATGAATATTGAAAGATTTTCTTCGGAGATGGCCACTCTTCTTGAATCAGGAGTCCCAATTCTTTATTCTTTAGAGATATCAGAGCGTAGTGTAGATAATTTGATTATGGCTGATATAATCAAAAAAATTAAAGAGGATGTACGGGAAGGTAAGCCACTTAGAGAGTCACTTGAGCGCAGCAGTTTCTTTGAACCTATGGTTATTCAGATGATTAGTATTGGTGAAGAGATAGGCGAACTACCACAGATGTTCAAAAGGATTAATTCTTTCTATCAAGAATATTGCGATACTTTTCTTGCTCGATTTGTTGCTATGTTTGAGCCGTTTGTTTTAATTTTTATAGGATTGGTTATCGGTATAATGGTTATAGGAATGTTCTTGCCTATATTTGAACTTTCAAAAGGGGGTGGATAG
- a CDS encoding prepilin-type N-terminal cleavage/methylation domain-containing protein: protein MRKGFTLIELVVVIIIVGVLASIGLTQYTKVVEKGHAAEARTILGSLRSLQIAANLENGAYETNMANLDASIQTACATGTHYFTYACAASGTCTATRCTTAGKAPVGPSAYTKTLAVDGTWGGTGVALGY, encoded by the coding sequence GTGAGAAAAGGTTTTACTTTAATCGAATTAGTAGTAGTTATCATAATTGTTGGAGTTCTGGCATCGATAGGTTTAACCCAGTATACTAAAGTGGTGGAAAAAGGCCATGCAGCTGAAGCAAGGACAATATTAGGTTCTTTGAGGAGTTTACAGATAGCTGCCAATCTTGAGAATGGTGCTTATGAAACAAATATGGCTAACTTAGATGCTTCTATCCAGACCGCTTGCGCAACTGGTACACATTATTTTACTTATGCTTGCGCTGCAAGCGGTACATGTACTGCTACCAGATGTACTACTGCCGGTAAGGCTCCTGTAGGACCCTCAGCTTATACTAAAACTTTAGCAGTTGATGGTACATGGGGTGGTACAGGCGTGGCATTAGGATATTAA
- a CDS encoding prepilin-type N-terminal cleavage/methylation domain-containing protein, with translation MRKGFTLIELVVVIIIVGVLASIGLTQYTKVVEKGHAAEARTILGSLRSLQIAANLENGAYETNMANLDASIQTACATGTHYFTYACAASGTCTATRCTTAGKAPVGPSAYTKTLAVNGTWGGTGAALGY, from the coding sequence GTGAGAAAAGGTTTTACTTTAATCGAATTAGTAGTAGTTATCATAATTGTTGGAGTTCTGGCATCGATAGGTTTAACCCAGTATACTAAAGTGGTGGAAAAAGGCCATGCAGCTGAAGCAAGGACAATATTAGGTTCTTTGAGGAGTTTACAGATAGCTGCCAATCTTGAGAATGGTGCTTATGAAACAAATATGGCTAACTTAGATGCTTCTATCCAGACCGCTTGCGCAACTGGTACACATTATTTTACTTATGCTTGCGCTGCAAGCGGTACATGTACTGCTACCAGATGTACTACTGCCGGTAAGGCTCCTGTAGGACCCTCAGCTTATACTAAAACTTTAGCAGTTAATGGTACATGGGGTGGTACAGGTGCGGCATTAGGATATTAA
- a CDS encoding type II secretion system protein has product MVKSFTLVEILVVLIIMGILAALAYTNFGTPTEKALDKEARATLALMRAAERIYKMEVGDNYYPYDSYVSTSNVSLINTNLRLSLPTAASPRWTYSINNASSTGIVQAARSGRTWSLDSSSASEDPACTGSCL; this is encoded by the coding sequence ATGGTTAAGAGCTTTACTCTAGTTGAAATATTAGTAGTGCTTATAATTATGGGTATCTTGGCTGCCTTGGCTTATACTAATTTTGGCACACCTACGGAGAAGGCTTTAGATAAGGAAGCAAGAGCAACTCTGGCACTTATGCGTGCTGCAGAGAGGATCTATAAGATGGAAGTTGGTGATAATTACTATCCATATGATTCTTATGTTTCTACAAGCAATGTCAGCTTAATAAACACTAATTTAAGGCTGAGTTTACCTACTGCTGCATCACCGAGATGGACTTACAGTATAAATAACGCTTCTTCAACTGGGATTGTTCAGGCAGCCAGATCAGGTAGGACTTGGTCACTTGATTCATCGAGTGCCTCTGAGGATCCAGCCTGCACCGGTTCTTGTCTGTAG
- a CDS encoding prepilin-type N-terminal cleavage/methylation domain-containing protein gives MQNQKGFTLVEILVSSVIFALLIVGLLSVFVSGTKNIIHARERMTGSELGRFFMDPLGNFVRQDTWDSNALDISATPVSLPSQTINNRIFSATYKVADSTTDTALSGTNLRRVTTTIIWTESTL, from the coding sequence ATGCAAAATCAGAAAGGCTTTACATTAGTTGAAATACTTGTATCTTCAGTAATATTTGCTTTGTTAATAGTAGGATTACTTAGTGTTTTTGTTTCAGGTACTAAAAATATTATACATGCTCGTGAACGCATGACTGGGTCTGAATTAGGAAGGTTTTTTATGGATCCACTCGGTAATTTCGTGCGTCAGGATACTTGGGATTCCAATGCCCTTGATATTTCAGCTACTCCGGTAAGCCTTCCTTCCCAAACGATTAACAATAGAATCTTTTCTGCTACCTATAAGGTTGCTGATAGTACAACTGATACTGCTTTGAGCGGTACTAATTTACGCAGAGTGACAACGACAATTATTTGGACTGAGTCAACCTTGTAA